Proteins encoded within one genomic window of Spirulina major PCC 6313:
- the ureE gene encoding urease accessory protein UreE, translating to MAEPRSLKLIRRLPHCPPHPGPTQILPLTAGDRTRTRHHFTVGTITLTLALPRGTGLQAGDYLEAETGEIVQITAQPEPVLTVTAPDPTTLLRAAYHLGNRHVPLEVTANHLRFSPDPVLAQMLDHLGATVTAETAPFYPEAGAYHNHDHA from the coding sequence ATGGCTGAACCTCGATCGCTTAAACTGATCCGGCGGTTACCCCATTGCCCGCCTCATCCAGGGCCAACCCAAATTTTGCCCCTGACAGCGGGCGATCGCACCCGCACCCGCCATCACTTCACGGTTGGCACCATCACCCTAACCCTCGCCCTCCCACGGGGAACCGGACTTCAAGCCGGAGACTATCTCGAAGCCGAAACCGGTGAGATTGTCCAGATCACAGCCCAGCCCGAACCCGTGTTGACGGTCACCGCTCCCGACCCCACCACACTGCTGCGGGCAGCCTATCACTTGGGCAATCGCCACGTCCCCCTTGAAGTGACCGCCAACCACCTCAGATTCAGCCCCGATCCCGTCCTCGCACAGATGCTCGACCATCTAGGGGCAACGGTCACGGCAGAAACAGCCCCCTTTTATCCAGAGGCTGGCGCGTATCACAACCACGATCACGCCTAA
- a CDS encoding BCD family MFS transporter, giving the protein MTVDSSLTAVDPNPDLPPDLGLFTILRLGLFNLGLGLMSVLTVAVLNRVMISELGIPGWVTAGAIALPYLVSPARVWFGQLSDSRPLWGLYRTGYVRLGVVMMGIMVWLAVQVVWQLGGAVAAAGQWSWQDPAILGWAIALSMIFLVYGLAVSACSIPFTALLVDVSDESKRSKLVAIVWSKLMVGIVIGGIGGAIWGKIFIPEDLGDPLTTLYGPITALFTAVPVIFFGLALIATWGIERTYSRFQRRSASHRREDSVTLQDTIRLLTTNRQTGIFFSFLLILTIGLFLQEAVLEPYGGEVFGMAIGETTALNSFWGIGILLGYSATGFFLIPRFGKKQVTKWGCGLVAVCFILIILAGFTQEAQVLKGAMILFGIAAGMTTIGSINLMLDLTTAETAGTFVGAWGLSQAIARGLAIFSGGVILDVSRSLFQIPLLAYGAVFLLQSISMIVAIALLARVDVAEFRANTRTVLATAMEADLDG; this is encoded by the coding sequence ATGACTGTTGATTCTTCCTTAACCGCCGTTGATCCTAACCCCGACCTACCGCCTGATCTGGGTCTATTCACCATTCTCCGTTTGGGGCTGTTTAACCTGGGGTTGGGCCTCATGTCCGTCCTCACGGTGGCGGTGCTCAATCGCGTCATGATTAGCGAGTTGGGGATTCCCGGCTGGGTGACGGCTGGTGCGATCGCGCTGCCCTATCTCGTCTCACCGGCGCGGGTTTGGTTTGGGCAACTCTCGGATTCTCGCCCGTTGTGGGGTCTCTATCGCACCGGCTACGTGCGGTTGGGGGTGGTGATGATGGGAATTATGGTGTGGTTGGCGGTGCAGGTGGTGTGGCAATTGGGGGGAGCCGTGGCCGCTGCGGGTCAATGGTCATGGCAAGACCCAGCGATTTTGGGCTGGGCGATCGCATTGAGTATGATTTTCCTGGTTTACGGCTTGGCGGTGAGTGCCTGCTCGATTCCCTTCACCGCGTTGCTCGTGGATGTATCCGACGAAAGTAAGCGATCAAAACTCGTGGCGATCGTCTGGTCAAAACTAATGGTGGGGATTGTGATCGGTGGCATCGGTGGGGCGATTTGGGGCAAAATCTTCATCCCCGAAGACCTCGGCGATCCCCTCACCACCCTCTACGGGCCAATCACCGCCCTGTTCACCGCTGTGCCTGTTATCTTTTTCGGCCTCGCCCTGATCGCCACCTGGGGCATCGAGCGCACCTATTCCCGCTTTCAACGCCGCTCCGCCAGTCACCGCCGCGAGGATAGCGTCACCCTCCAAGACACGATCCGCCTCCTCACCACGAACCGCCAAACCGGAATTTTCTTTAGTTTCCTCCTGATTTTGACCATCGGCCTCTTTCTCCAAGAAGCGGTGTTAGAACCCTACGGCGGCGAGGTGTTCGGGATGGCGATCGGAGAAACAACGGCCCTCAATTCGTTTTGGGGGATTGGGATTTTGCTGGGGTACAGTGCCACGGGCTTTTTTCTCATTCCCCGGTTTGGCAAAAAACAGGTGACAAAATGGGGCTGCGGGTTGGTGGCGGTGTGTTTTATTTTGATTATTCTGGCGGGATTCACCCAGGAAGCGCAGGTGCTGAAGGGGGCGATGATCCTGTTTGGAATTGCGGCGGGGATGACGACGATTGGCTCGATTAATCTCATGCTGGATCTGACAACGGCGGAAACGGCGGGCACGTTTGTCGGGGCGTGGGGGTTATCCCAGGCGATCGCCCGTGGTCTCGCGATTTTTTCCGGCGGTGTGATTCTCGATGTCAGTCGCAGTCTGTTCCAAATCCCCCTTTTGGCCTACGGGGCGGTGTTTCTGTTGCAGTCGATTAGTATGATCGTGGCGATCGCACTCCTGGCCCGCGTCGATGTGGCGGAATTCCGCGCCAATACCCGCACCGTCCTCGCCACCGCCATGGAAGCCGATTTGGACGGTTAG
- a CDS encoding DUF4168 domain-containing protein yields the protein MRNLALISLLATASTVMGITPNITARPSHILTTAAYAQNPPNSDEVAKYAKAVLAMEPHRRAAAQEIRNAGGNPNIVCSSVFSGLPGGNIAQEYCSRAARIVESYGLTNRRFNEITRLAQGNAQVRGQIRSQMEQLCRQPEFSDACRR from the coding sequence ATGCGCAACCTTGCGCTTATCAGCCTCTTAGCAACGGCTAGCACGGTGATGGGCATCACACCGAACATTACCGCACGTCCATCCCACATTTTGACCACGGCAGCCTATGCCCAAAATCCCCCCAACTCCGATGAGGTCGCCAAATATGCCAAGGCAGTCCTGGCCATGGAACCCCATCGACGCGCCGCTGCCCAGGAAATTCGCAATGCAGGCGGCAATCCGAATATCGTTTGCTCATCGGTTTTCAGTGGCTTACCGGGCGGCAACATTGCCCAAGAATATTGCAGCCGCGCTGCTCGCATTGTGGAAAGCTATGGCCTAACCAACCGGCGATTTAACGAGATCACGCGCTTGGCGCAAGGCAATGCCCAAGTGCGCGGCCAAATTCGCTCTCAAATGGAGCAGTTGTGCCGTCAACCGGAATTTAGTGATGCTTGCCGCCGTTAA
- a CDS encoding aminotransferase class V-fold PLP-dependent enzyme: MTMNPAATSPLQRHRQQFPGLVNKAYFNFGGQGTMPKTAMEAIYRAYEYVQQQGPFSSKVNDWVMQESAAMRAALATELGTVPDTITLTENVTAGCNIALWGIPWQAGDHILITDCEHPGIIAIIKEIARRFQVRVSTCPIMATLNRGNPAVVIDQHIQPSTRLVVISHLLWNTGQVLPLEEIVAVCRSRSTSDRPVQLLVDAAQSVGSMPLKLLESGVDFYAFTGHKWLCGPAGVGGLFVRPEALETIAPTYIGWRGITMDSTGMPTGWKPNGTRFEVATSAYPLYAGLRAAIATHAKWGTAEERQLQIQKNAEYLWQGLSLLPKVQCLRTTPPDAGLVSFRLKADIPHKQLVQALEQQGFYLRTIVSPDCVRACVHYLTLPAEMDQLIRVLASL; encoded by the coding sequence ATGACCATGAACCCCGCCGCCACCTCTCCCCTCCAACGTCACCGCCAACAGTTTCCCGGCCTCGTGAACAAAGCCTACTTCAACTTTGGGGGTCAAGGGACAATGCCAAAAACCGCGATGGAAGCCATCTATCGCGCCTATGAATATGTGCAGCAACAGGGGCCATTTTCCAGCAAGGTCAACGATTGGGTGATGCAAGAAAGTGCAGCGATGCGGGCCGCCCTCGCCACAGAACTCGGCACAGTCCCCGACACGATTACCCTGACCGAAAACGTCACAGCGGGCTGCAATATCGCCCTCTGGGGGATTCCCTGGCAAGCGGGGGATCATATTTTGATCACCGATTGTGAACATCCGGGCATCATTGCGATCATCAAAGAAATCGCCCGGCGCTTTCAAGTGCGCGTCTCCACCTGCCCGATTATGGCGACCCTGAACCGGGGCAATCCGGCGGTGGTGATTGACCAACATATTCAACCCAGTACGCGCCTGGTGGTGATCTCTCATCTGCTCTGGAATACGGGCCAGGTCTTGCCCCTGGAGGAAATTGTCGCTGTTTGCCGCAGCCGCAGCACAAGCGATCGCCCCGTGCAATTGCTCGTCGATGCGGCCCAGTCCGTAGGGTCAATGCCGTTGAAGTTGTTGGAGTCGGGGGTGGATTTCTACGCCTTCACGGGGCACAAATGGCTCTGTGGCCCGGCGGGAGTAGGCGGTCTGTTTGTGCGTCCGGAAGCCCTCGAAACCATCGCCCCCACCTACATCGGTTGGCGGGGGATCACCATGGACAGCACCGGGATGCCCACGGGCTGGAAACCCAACGGGACACGCTTTGAAGTGGCGACTTCGGCCTATCCCCTCTATGCCGGGTTACGGGCTGCGATCGCCACCCACGCCAAATGGGGAACCGCCGAAGAACGCCAACTCCAAATCCAAAAAAACGCCGAATACCTCTGGCAAGGCCTCTCCCTCCTCCCCAAGGTGCAATGCCTGCGCACCACCCCCCCCGATGCCGGCCTCGTCTCCTTCCGCCTCAAAGCCGACATTCCCCACAAACAACTCGTCCAAGCCCTCGAACAACAAGGCTTCTACCTGCGCACCATCGTCAGCCCCGACTGTGTCCGTGCCTGCGTCCACTACCTCACCCTCCCCGCCGAAATGGATCAATTAATCCGCGTCTTGGCGAGTTTGTAG
- the psb29 gene encoding photosystem II biogenesis protein Psp29 translates to MDTVRTVSDTKRDFYTYHTRPINSIYRRVIEELMVEMHLLSVNVNFNYDPIFALGVVTAYERFMAGYQPEQDKESIFQALCRSVGRDPQQFRHDAEQLRANCSPVTVEQLANWSSALASQEGAQLLYETLKAIAFNQLFKYSRLFGIGLYSLVEAASETGEVSPDFSTLKEMGEALHLPIEKLSKDLELYRSNLEKLAQAREVLDDVMEADRKKRQQRSLEKTQPMDTAGS, encoded by the coding sequence GTGGATACTGTTCGTACTGTTTCGGATACAAAACGAGATTTTTATACTTACCATACTCGTCCTATCAACTCGATCTATCGACGGGTGATCGAGGAATTGATGGTCGAGATGCATTTGCTGTCGGTAAATGTGAATTTCAACTACGACCCTATTTTTGCGCTGGGGGTCGTGACGGCCTATGAGCGCTTTATGGCCGGTTATCAGCCTGAGCAGGATAAGGAATCTATTTTTCAAGCACTTTGTCGCTCAGTGGGGCGTGATCCCCAGCAGTTTCGCCACGATGCTGAACAGTTACGCGCCAATTGCAGCCCGGTCACGGTGGAGCAGTTGGCTAATTGGAGTAGTGCGTTAGCGTCGCAAGAGGGGGCGCAACTGCTTTATGAAACGTTGAAGGCGATCGCGTTTAATCAATTGTTCAAATATAGCCGCCTCTTTGGGATTGGCCTCTATAGTCTTGTGGAAGCGGCGAGCGAAACGGGTGAAGTCTCTCCAGATTTCAGCACGTTGAAAGAAATGGGAGAAGCTCTACATTTGCCCATTGAGAAGCTCTCGAAGGATCTCGAACTGTATCGAAGTAACCTCGAAAAACTGGCGCAGGCTCGTGAGGTGCTTGATGATGTGATGGAAGCCGATCGCAAGAAGCGTCAACAGCGATCGCTGGAAAAAACCCAGCCGATGGATACCGCCGGTAGTTAA
- a CDS encoding circularly permuted type 2 ATP-grasp protein, producing MDQYDPQADAFYDELFEASGTPRPSAAPLIDWMRKLSPQELEQHQKTAQIALFKLGVTFNVYSDNQGVERVFPFDIIPRIIAAQDWQWLAQGLQQRIRALNLFLADIYGEQHILKDGTVPREIVESAPGFLKPCVGLKPPQDIWCHITGTDLVRDRDGQWYVLEDNLRVPSGVSYVLENRRVMKSTFPNIFQTMAIQPVDDYPSHLLETLLNLAPPQLQTPTVVVLTPGIYNSAYYEHSFLAQQMGVELVEGRDLVVVDGYLQMRTTKGLRRIDVIYRRLDDEFLDPQAFRADSMLGVPGLMEVYREGRVALANAPGTGVADDKVVYAYVPEMIRYYLDEEPLLSNVPTYLCWRESDRAYVLDHLAELVVKAANEAGGYGMLVGIQSTAEERAEFAEKIKANPRNYIAQPTLCLSRVPTLIENSIEGRHVDLRPYILHRGEDIHVHPGGLTRVALKKGSLVVNSSQGGGSKDTWVLTT from the coding sequence ATGGACCAGTACGATCCCCAAGCTGATGCCTTTTACGATGAACTTTTTGAAGCATCCGGCACGCCCCGACCATCGGCGGCTCCCCTCATCGATTGGATGCGCAAACTCAGTCCCCAAGAACTCGAACAACATCAAAAAACGGCTCAAATTGCCCTGTTTAAGCTGGGGGTCACGTTCAATGTTTACAGCGATAATCAGGGCGTGGAGCGGGTGTTTCCCTTTGATATTATTCCCCGGATTATTGCGGCTCAAGATTGGCAATGGCTGGCCCAGGGTTTGCAACAACGCATCCGGGCGTTGAATCTGTTTTTGGCGGATATTTACGGGGAGCAACACATTCTGAAAGATGGCACTGTCCCCCGTGAAATTGTGGAATCGGCTCCTGGTTTTCTCAAGCCCTGTGTGGGGTTGAAGCCGCCCCAGGATATTTGGTGTCATATTACGGGGACGGATTTGGTGCGCGATCGCGACGGCCAATGGTACGTCCTGGAAGATAATTTGCGCGTCCCCTCCGGGGTGTCCTACGTGCTGGAAAATCGGCGGGTGATGAAAAGCACCTTCCCGAATATTTTTCAAACCATGGCGATCCAACCCGTGGATGATTACCCCAGCCATCTGTTAGAAACGCTGCTGAATCTCGCGCCGCCGCAATTGCAAACCCCCACCGTTGTGGTGCTGACACCGGGAATCTATAACTCGGCCTATTATGAGCATTCCTTCCTCGCCCAGCAGATGGGGGTGGAGTTGGTGGAAGGGCGAGATCTCGTCGTCGTCGATGGGTATTTACAGATGCGCACCACGAAAGGACTGCGCCGCATTGATGTGATTTATCGTCGTTTGGATGATGAATTCCTCGATCCTCAGGCGTTCCGCGCTGATTCGATGCTGGGTGTGCCGGGGTTGATGGAGGTGTACCGCGAGGGGCGGGTGGCCTTGGCCAATGCGCCGGGGACAGGGGTGGCGGATGATAAGGTGGTCTATGCCTATGTGCCAGAGATGATCCGCTATTATCTCGATGAGGAGCCGCTGCTGTCCAATGTGCCCACGTATTTATGCTGGCGGGAGAGCGATCGCGCCTATGTCCTCGATCATTTAGCAGAATTGGTGGTGAAGGCGGCCAACGAGGCCGGCGGCTACGGGATGCTCGTGGGGATACAATCCACCGCCGAAGAGCGGGCGGAATTCGCCGAAAAAATCAAAGCTAATCCCCGCAACTACATCGCCCAGCCCACCCTCTGCCTCTCCCGTGTCCCAACGTTGATCGAAAACAGCATCGAAGGCCGCCATGTGGATCTGCGTCCCTATATTCTCCATCGCGGCGAGGATATCCATGTGCATCCTGGCGGTCTGACTCGCGTCGCCCTCAAAAAAGGCTCGTTGGTGGTGAACTCTTCCCAAGGGGGCGGCAGTAAAGATACCTGGGTGCTGACGACATAA
- a CDS encoding DUF4112 domain-containing protein has product MPTPNPAPTPTTSNPSPETATLERLRKLTRLLDEAIAIPGTDIRLGLDPILGLLPAAGDYISLGVSTYIIWQAYRLGTAPATLGRMVVNLLIDALVGTIPAVGDFFDVAWKANVQNLALLETHMASGPIRERRDRWFLVALVVGMGAIALITTGLSLLILRAILYRLAGAN; this is encoded by the coding sequence ATGCCCACCCCCAACCCCGCCCCAACCCCCACCACCTCCAACCCCTCCCCCGAAACCGCCACCCTCGAACGGCTCCGCAAATTAACCCGCCTCCTCGATGAAGCGATCGCCATCCCCGGCACGGATATTCGCCTCGGCCTTGATCCAATTTTGGGCTTACTCCCCGCCGCTGGGGACTACATCAGCTTAGGCGTGTCCACCTACATCATTTGGCAGGCCTATCGCCTCGGCACGGCCCCCGCCACCCTGGGGCGAATGGTGGTCAACCTGCTGATTGATGCCTTAGTGGGGACGATTCCGGCGGTGGGAGACTTCTTTGATGTGGCCTGGAAAGCCAATGTCCAAAACCTCGCCCTCTTAGAAACCCACATGGCCAGCGGGCCGATCCGAGAACGGCGCGATCGCTGGTTTTTAGTCGCGCTGGTGGTGGGCATGGGTGCGATCGCCCTGATCACCACAGGGCTATCCCTGCTCATCCTGCGGGCGATTCTCTACAGACTCGCCGGAGCCAATTAA
- a CDS encoding DegT/DnrJ/EryC1/StrS family aminotransferase: MNTIPPLDLTRQYQTLDAEVGQAVMEVLRSGRYIGGATVAAFETAFAHYIGTQQAVGCNSGTDALYLALRALNIGPGDEVITTPFTFIATAEVISVVGATPVFVDIQPDSFNLDPDNIAAAITPRTKAIMPVHLFGCPVDMTAVMAIAQTHGIPVIEDCAQATGAQWQGQKVGSIGHVGCFSFFPTKNLGACGDGGAIATNDPELSQLFLQLREHGQSERYIHTKTGVNSRLDALQAAILTIKLRYLDQWNQGRDRVAQRYAEILPTLPDLVCPTIPAGGQTVWNQYTVRIKSVDGTGTERDRVRAALQEHGISSMVYYPRPLHLQPVYESLGYQPGDLPQAERAAMEVLSLPMFPELTAEEQDQIAYGLNAAFAVHQAMP, translated from the coding sequence GTGAATACAATTCCCCCGTTAGACCTAACCCGGCAATACCAAACCTTAGACGCTGAAGTCGGTCAAGCCGTGATGGAAGTCCTGCGTTCCGGTCGCTATATTGGCGGGGCCACTGTCGCTGCCTTTGAAACTGCCTTTGCCCACTATATCGGAACCCAGCAGGCGGTGGGCTGCAACTCCGGCACCGATGCCCTCTATCTTGCCCTCCGCGCCCTCAACATCGGCCCTGGGGATGAAGTGATTACCACGCCCTTTACGTTCATTGCCACGGCGGAAGTGATTTCCGTCGTCGGGGCCACGCCGGTGTTTGTGGATATTCAGCCCGATTCGTTTAACCTCGACCCGGACAACATCGCCGCCGCGATTACCCCACGCACGAAAGCGATTATGCCGGTGCATTTATTTGGCTGCCCGGTGGATATGACGGCGGTGATGGCGATCGCACAAACCCACGGCATCCCGGTGATTGAAGACTGTGCCCAAGCCACGGGGGCCCAATGGCAGGGGCAAAAGGTGGGCAGCATCGGCCATGTGGGCTGTTTTAGTTTTTTTCCGACGAAGAATCTAGGGGCCTGTGGCGATGGGGGGGCGATCGCCACCAATGATCCGGAACTATCGCAACTGTTTTTACAACTGCGCGAACATGGCCAATCCGAACGCTACATCCACACCAAAACGGGGGTGAATAGTCGCCTTGATGCGCTTCAGGCGGCGATCTTGACGATTAAGCTGCGGTATTTGGATCAGTGGAATCAGGGGCGCGATCGCGTCGCGCAACGCTACGCGGAAATCCTGCCCACCTTGCCCGATCTGGTCTGTCCGACGATCCCGGCCGGGGGGCAAACGGTGTGGAATCAATACACGGTGCGGATTAAGAGTGTCGATGGTACGGGAACCGAGCGCGATCGCGTCCGCGCCGCCCTCCAGGAGCACGGCATCAGCTCGATGGTCTACTATCCCCGTCCCCTCCATTTGCAGCCCGTGTATGAATCCTTGGGCTATCAGCCCGGTGATCTGCCCCAGGCTGAACGGGCTGCGATGGAAGTGCTTTCGCTGCCGATGTTTCCGGAACTCACCGCCGAGGAACAAGACCAGATTGCCTATGGGCTTAACGCTGCGTTTGCCGTCCACCAAGCAATGCCGTAG
- a CDS encoding S8 family serine peptidase, with protein MIKSYFPWLCGSLLTITFALPTAALDESTGDRGIDVRRLHESPYNLIGRKIGIGQVEIGRPIQFGRDKRASELRFLDVAGVFYRDTVAAANAHVDAHATMVATVMVSQDKRLRGVAPGAQLYASAVGSSARDGQARQCLAAQHVAQQNNDDVRAINFSFGEPLDRDPRENPVLDGQALLTRCIDWSARVHNALYVVAGNQGSGGIAIPTDNFNGVTVASSGQFDGLFRKLDFSNLSALPEGIGRTLIRREINADLRRSISLVAPGSRIAMYDEAGDVSPVSGTSFAAPHVVGTVAVLQEYGDRELNAGRFSLDVRRSEVMKAVLLNAADKVQDPGDGSYLGQTRTVLGKNHQSWFGGDAANDPAVPLDIQLGAGQLNAFRAYQQLSGGQWQPGPVPARGWNYGQVKANNPQDYLLTETLPAGKYAAVTLTWNRHVELNDSNGNEVFDRGESFSDRGLNNLDLYLLPADSDDLADSVCSSVSAIDSVEHLFCAIPRSGQYKIRVVHRTTVNTPIQPYGIAWWTANAALSP; from the coding sequence ATGATCAAATCTTATTTCCCGTGGCTATGCGGGAGTCTCCTCACCATTACATTTGCCCTCCCGACCGCTGCCCTTGACGAATCGACGGGCGATCGCGGTATTGATGTCCGTCGTCTCCATGAATCTCCCTACAACCTGATCGGGCGCAAAATTGGCATTGGCCAAGTGGAAATTGGCCGACCAATTCAGTTTGGTCGTGATAAACGAGCGTCCGAACTGCGTTTCCTAGATGTGGCAGGGGTGTTTTACCGGGATACCGTTGCGGCGGCCAATGCCCATGTGGATGCCCATGCCACCATGGTCGCCACGGTGATGGTGAGCCAGGATAAACGCCTGCGAGGGGTGGCCCCAGGGGCGCAACTCTATGCGTCTGCGGTGGGGTCATCCGCTCGCGATGGTCAGGCGCGACAATGCCTCGCGGCGCAACATGTGGCCCAGCAGAATAACGATGATGTGCGGGCGATTAACTTCAGCTTTGGCGAACCCCTCGATCGCGACCCCCGCGAGAATCCCGTGCTCGATGGCCAAGCCTTGCTGACCCGCTGTATTGATTGGTCGGCACGAGTCCATAACGCACTTTATGTGGTGGCAGGCAATCAGGGATCGGGGGGAATTGCGATCCCGACGGATAATTTTAATGGGGTGACGGTGGCATCTTCGGGACAATTTGACGGGCTATTTCGGAAACTGGATTTTTCTAACTTGAGTGCATTACCGGAAGGGATTGGGCGCACCTTGATCCGGCGGGAAATTAATGCAGATTTGCGCCGCTCGATTAGCTTGGTGGCTCCCGGTAGTCGGATTGCGATGTATGACGAGGCGGGGGATGTGAGTCCGGTGTCGGGGACGAGTTTTGCGGCTCCCCATGTGGTGGGGACGGTGGCGGTGTTGCAGGAGTATGGCGATCGCGAACTCAATGCCGGGCGGTTTAGTCTGGATGTGCGTCGCAGTGAAGTGATGAAAGCCGTGTTACTCAACGCCGCCGATAAAGTCCAAGATCCAGGGGATGGGTCGTACTTAGGCCAAACGCGCACGGTCTTGGGCAAAAATCATCAAAGCTGGTTTGGGGGTGATGCGGCCAATGATCCCGCTGTGCCCTTGGATATTCAACTGGGGGCGGGTCAACTCAATGCCTTTCGCGCCTATCAACAACTCAGCGGCGGCCAGTGGCAACCGGGGCCAGTGCCGGCGCGGGGCTGGAACTATGGTCAAGTGAAGGCGAATAACCCTCAGGATTATCTGCTGACCGAGACCCTTCCCGCTGGGAAATACGCGGCAGTTACCCTCACTTGGAATCGCCATGTGGAGCTTAACGACAGTAATGGCAATGAGGTGTTTGATCGTGGTGAATCGTTTAGCGATCGCGGCTTAAATAATCTCGATCTCTATTTATTACCCGCCGACAGCGACGACTTAGCCGATAGTGTTTGCTCGTCGGTGAGTGCCATTGACAGCGTTGAACACCTCTTCTGTGCCATCCCCCGCAGCGGTCAGTATAAAATTCGGGTCGTCCATCGCACCACCGTCAACACCCCAATCCAGCCCTACGGCATTGCTTGGTGGACGGCAAACGCAGCGTTAAGCCCATAG
- a CDS encoding ABC transporter permease, giving the protein MTPVIPLDFLDLALALALMGGAIALSLWQRLDLSQNLLMATGRAILQLMAAGAILDLVFALNQPWSVVAIALAMLTIAAITAHNQIDTPGFNLLPTLWLSLFASTALTLSYALIVIIQPPTWYSPQYFIPLAGMVLGNAMNAATIAGERLLTTVRRNPVEILTHLSLGATPQQAIATYRRDAIRASLLPLINRMTVVGLVTLPGMFTGQVLGGSPPLEAASYQLLILFMVACAEAMAAIAITLGMSRHLFNAQSQLIRLDPH; this is encoded by the coding sequence ATGACACCGGTAATTCCCCTCGACTTCCTCGATTTGGCCTTGGCCTTGGCCTTGATGGGGGGGGCGATCGCTCTCTCCCTCTGGCAACGGTTGGACTTAAGCCAAAATCTCCTCATGGCCACCGGGCGGGCCATTTTGCAACTGATGGCAGCCGGGGCAATCTTAGATCTCGTCTTCGCCCTCAATCAACCCTGGAGTGTGGTGGCGATCGCCCTCGCCATGCTCACCATTGCCGCCATCACCGCCCATAACCAAATTGACACCCCCGGCTTCAACCTTCTGCCCACCCTCTGGCTCAGTCTCTTCGCCAGTACCGCCCTCACCCTCAGCTACGCCCTGATCGTGATTATCCAACCCCCCACCTGGTACAGCCCGCAATATTTTATTCCCTTGGCGGGGATGGTCTTGGGCAATGCCATGAACGCCGCCACGATCGCCGGGGAACGCCTCCTCACCACGGTGCGCCGGAACCCCGTGGAAATCCTCACCCACCTCAGCCTAGGGGCGACTCCCCAGCAAGCGATCGCCACCTATCGCCGCGATGCGATCCGCGCCAGTCTCCTCCCCTTGATCAACCGCATGACCGTCGTTGGTCTTGTCACCCTGCCGGGGATGTTCACCGGCCAAGTCCTCGGCGGCTCCCCACCCCTCGAAGCCGCTTCCTATCAACTCCTCATCCTGTTCATGGTGGCCTGCGCCGAAGCTATGGCTGCGATCGCCATCACCCTCGGCATGAGTCGCCACCTCTTCAATGCCCAATCCCAACTCATCCGCCTCGATCCCCATTAA
- a CDS encoding CADD family putative folate metabolism protein — translation MTEQDLLAQLDAIVDEHHLLKHKFYQLWNEGKLTLTALQEYAKEYYHQVHFFPTYVSATHAACDDLSVRQMLLENLIEEERGANHHPELWLRFAEGLGVDRDAVLNHEPAQDTKASVQTLKALSRSENPAVGMAALYAYESQIPAVSTTKIAGLKAYYGIDGDAALSFFQVHEQADEVHSQMTRDAIAKLCTTPEDQAAAINATATAVQALNQLLDGVYAAHC, via the coding sequence ATGACCGAGCAAGACTTGTTGGCTCAACTCGATGCGATCGTGGACGAGCATCACCTCCTCAAGCATAAGTTCTATCAACTCTGGAACGAGGGCAAACTGACCCTGACGGCGCTGCAAGAATACGCCAAGGAGTATTATCACCAAGTCCACTTTTTCCCCACCTATGTGAGTGCAACCCACGCGGCCTGTGATGATTTGTCCGTGCGACAAATGCTTCTTGAAAACTTGATCGAAGAAGAGCGCGGCGCGAACCATCACCCGGAATTGTGGCTGCGGTTTGCCGAAGGTTTGGGGGTGGATCGTGACGCGGTGCTGAACCACGAACCGGCCCAGGATACAAAGGCATCAGTGCAAACGTTAAAAGCCTTGTCCCGCTCGGAAAATCCGGCGGTGGGGATGGCGGCACTCTATGCCTATGAATCCCAAATTCCGGCGGTGTCCACGACGAAAATCGCGGGCTTGAAGGCGTATTACGGCATTGATGGCGATGCGGCGTTGTCGTTTTTCCAAGTTCACGAACAGGCGGATGAAGTTCACAGCCAAATGACGCGGGATGCGATCGCAAAACTCTGCACCACCCCAGAGGATCAAGCGGCCGCGATTAACGCCACTGCAACCGCTGTGCAGGCCTTAAACCAACTCCTCGACGGCGTGTACGCAGCCCACTGCTAA